Within Oncorhynchus nerka isolate Pitt River linkage group LG8, Oner_Uvic_2.0, whole genome shotgun sequence, the genomic segment ttggaaaaacattacaggtgaagctggttgagagaacaccaagagtgtgcaaggctgtcatcttggcaaagggtggctactttgaagaatctcaaatataaaatatatttagatttgtttaacactttttggttacttcatgattccatatgtgttatttcatagttttgatgtcttcactattattctacaatgtagaaactagaaaaagtaaagaaaaaccattgaaggagtatgtgtgtccaaacttttgactggtgttgTATAAAGATTTAATATTCATATGTATTTTTAACTCAAGTTATGATAGAAATGTTGAGCTCCTAAGGGACAGGTACAACACAGACTAACAGCTCAGTGCTGTGTTCGTCTCCACAGCAGGTGCTAGCAGTTCCTTTACTGACGTTAACTTCAAACGCAAGCCTTCGTTTCTGCCTCAGGATGATCTCAAGCACCTGGTGCTCACGGTAGGCCGCCCTTCAATCTGTCTCAATCTCTTTCTCCAATCAACCAAAATCAAGCCCATTTGGTATTGTGGCAGCAGTCACAACAGTGGGGTAGGATTATGTGGTGTGTCGATTTATAGTTTTTGTGTGTTGGGTCTACTAGGCTCCAAAACTAGCTGAGAATTTGGGATATGGGAAATATAATATTAACCAATAATAAAGGGGTCTAGGGTTATTCCTTTATAATTACAATAATGAGGTCAAATCTACAATGGTTTTTATTTTCAAAGTGCCAAATTTTATCCAAAGATATGAGAACATGGTGGACATGTTTCTTCTTCAGACTTTAAGTCTACACTTTATTTTATGGACAGTACCACAGGTATACCCTCTTGGTTTGCtacagtatttttccattcagtTGCTAACTAACTTTACTCTGGGAAATTACTCATTAGAAAAGGATGTGTCAACTGCTCAGTTCAATGTAGAATTAAATATAGAAGTAGCCAGTTCTTTCCGCTCGCTTGGAGTGTTCTGTTGTATAACCTTTGCCAGCTCTGATCTCCCACAAGTGTGCATGTTTGTCACACAGAGTCTTCCATTTTAGAGTAAACCGAGAGAGTGGATACACACGGATGGTTTATACACTGTAGCAGTGTCAGTGTTTTCATGGATCCAGATTGAAATATATTGAGGTTGTGCCGTGTCTCATTTCCCCAGGCTGCAGATGGGTTCCTGTTCGTGGTGAGTTGTGACAGGGGGAAGATCCTCTTTACCTCAGAATCCGTCTCCAAGTTCCTCAACTACAGTCGGGTCAGTGAACTGGTTATACTTAAGCAATAAagcctgagggggtgtggtatacggtctgatataccacggctttcaaccaatcagcattcacccagtttataatatacaaTAAGCAGGTCTGGCAGTCTTAATTTACTACTTCATTCTAAATTGAGCTAATTATTGAGGTGGATTCCAACAATGTCCCCATCACTCAATCCTATCTATTATCCACTTAAATACTCTCAATGACAACTTTAGGAAGAGGTCATTACTTAACAGTGTTTATACCATTAATTTAGTTCCATGGTTTGGTTTTCTTTGGCCATTTGTAACAGGCACCCCATGCCCCTACCACTCCCATTGATTGTTAGCTAGCGGTGGCTAAAGTTAGCAGACGTTTGTAGTGGCTGTCTAAAGAAAACTGAACCATGGATTATATTTTCTCCTGGCCCATTGATTACTTACAGGGTGAGGAACTATCTAACATTAAATTGTAAAATACTGAAATTCTCTTTTAGTACCTTGTAATTTCTGTACCATAGTAAAGTTATACCTGAATCTGTTTCATGCTTTATATTGTGGAGGTGATGCTTGAAGTGGAGACCGGAGGTTTAACCAGAAAGTTCAGGTGGTTCTGAAGTGGGGATCTGAATCATTTGTTTCCCCTAGTTCAGAAgtatagttggctagctagctagctcacacaAGATTTGGTTCCGGGTTCTGAGATGAATAGTTTGGTTCTGATAATTAAAGTGCTGTTTTTGTTTACAGTTGGAACTAATTGGACAGAGTCTTTTTGATTATGTCCACCCGAAGGACATTAGTAAAGTGAAAGAGCAGCTGTCAGCCTCAGGATTATACCCTCGCGAACGGCTCATAGATGCCAAAAGTAAGTCTGCAAAGACTTCATTTAAATGTGTCTGATGCTGGGACTTTCatatctatttctctctgtgttctgttttGTTTGTGTCTTGTTGAGATGCAGTTAAAGCTATGTCACCACTATAACGGTATTACTTTAAAGAAAGTTGCAGCTTTTATCTCAGTTCTATTAGCACAGGGGAAAGAGCAGAGAGCCTGGGTTCTGTTTGTTGTTGCTTTACTGGTTTCCACTTTGCCCTCGGTCTCTATTGAGGTCACAGATTCATACTTTTTATATTATGTCTtcaatatgttttttttaaatattgtaaATATAATATGATGTTGTTGTATCATAGGCTCTCCCGGTTCTTTAGCAGGGTTACAGGTGCAGGACCTTCCTGTGGGAGCAGTTCAACTGTGTACAGGGGCACGGCGCTCCTTCTTCTGCCGCATGAAGCACAGCAGAACAGTTATGAAGACAGAAGACAAAACCATCCAGCCCAGCAGCTCCAAGAAAAAGGGTGAGAGAGCCATGCAGAAAGGACTTTCACTAAATACATCGTAAGAGCAGAGAGAAACGTGGTGGTCATCAACCCAGAAGCACAATTTATTTTTCTTGATTCCATCTCACTGAGGTTAGCCCTGATAGGGCCATGATTGGAATTGCATATGGGGGTTAAACGTAAACACGTGTTTTATGTACACTGTCTCCCCCTGTAGAGTCTCAACGATACTGCACTGTCCATTGCACTGGTTACATGCGGAGTTGGCCCTCCACCCAGCTGGATGCTGAGAGTGACGATAACGAgttctcccatctgtcctgtctGGTCGCTGTGTGCCGTGTTCACCCTAACAATGCCTGTCAGCCCTCACTAGAGGTCAAGGTCAAACCCACCCAGTTTGTCACTCGCTTTGCAATTGACGGCAAGTTCACCTTCGTGGACCAACAGTAAGTTGTGCCTCTTACCCCCTCCACAAACCTTTTTGCGATTTTCACTCATTATTAAATATTATTGGAAAGTGTTGGCATAATTTTGAACCAATACTGTTCATAAGGGGGCATTGTGGGCATATCCTTCACCTGATGAAAAACACTGAGAGGGAAATAAAACTGAATCTATACCCTGTGAAAGTAACCGCCCCTTTCGATTTACTTCTGGATCAAGACCGCTAATCTTTTGAACTGGCTTCACGATTATATAATCAAATtcgtagtatatatatatattacaattATATTTGTTTTTACTGAGTTTTTGCACTTAAGACCATTGCGCTACGTTTTTGCCCATTGAAGACCATTCAAAAAGCCTACAAAAGTTTAAAAAACTACAAGGTTGAGGGGCAGTCACTTCCTGGTAACTTTCATAGCGTATTGTTCTCAGTCTTTTGTTCATATTCGATCTCTTTCAGCTGAGTTGAGTATGTTTTGATACATACTGTAATGTTAGCCAAGGCTACGGTAAGTTAAATTGGCCTTGGTTAACATTACAGTTATACCCTGGGTAACCCAACCTGTGCTTGTATTAACAGCGAAAGAAAGAAACAAATAAAGAGAAAAGCAATGACGTTGGTTAAGGCAGGCCTGGCAGGCAGTCATCTTGGATAGGGTTTGCCATGGCACCCCCTACCCATACCACAGTGGCTGTAAGTGTAATGGGGCTACCCCAAGTTTTCCGGCAACTGGTCTGAATGCATTCCAAGTGAGACAATATACCCCTTGAAGAGATGACTGTGCTGATTATTTCAAGAGATGGCAACAGTACAATACTAATACTGTTGGTTTGAAATACAGATTATACATTGAAAAATGTTTACTTGGAACATTGTGTTGCAAATATTGTTTTTCACATAGTAAGCATGTCAAGATAAAGACCTTTTCACTTATCGGTTGTCAAATAGTTAGCTTCATTTCACAACAGGAGCCCTTTAACATATGTGAATTTATTATTATGACCCAGGCTGTCCTAAAATGTAACACTGGTGGTGAGATCTTCTGACCAACAGCAGAGAGTGCATTGAATGCGTCAGTCCAATTTGATTTATGTTTACAGTATAATTCATATTATCTGTAAGTAGTTTTCTTTTTGTTGTTTTGAGTGAGATTCTTTCTACTTTGGCATTTCATCCCAATTCAGGAAACAAGAACCCAGCTCACTTTACCGTGGTCAAATGTTTGACAACCATTCCATTTACTCTTTTCCATAGCAACAGAAAGTCTGCATTATGTATATTGATGATTATAGTTAGTATTTATTGTGCCATTCTGAAATGATGTACATAGTTAGAGCTGGTAAGTGGACAGTAAATATCAACCTGGGTCTGTAGTAGGTTTAGAGAGAATAACAGCCTCCTTGTCTCTGTCCTTCAGAGCCACTACTGTTCTGGGCTACTTGCCACAGGAACTACTGGGGACGTCTTGTTATGAGTACTTCCACCAGGACGACCTGCGACCCCTCGCAGAGACACACAGGAAAGGTAATGGAGAATAGTTTGGTTGTCTTTCGTATCTACGTATGGGTGAGAACCATATGTTCTCCAGATGTGCAAGGTGCTCAAACAGATATTAATTATATTTCGGTTGCACTTTATTTTGGGTTGCAGAAGATGAACAGGTTCTTACCTTTGTCGCATGGTAAAATGGTGATTACACTATAATAACCTGTGCATTATTAGTTTTTTATTGGGGGGATTCATGACTAAAACAAGCACATTGCAGTGATCGAAGTGGCATTTTGTGTCTCAACAGTTCTCCGCAGTAAAGAGAAGATTGAGACCAGCTGCTACAAGTTCAAAACAAAACTTGGCTCCTTCGTCATGCTTCAAAGTCAGTGGTTTAGTTTTATAAACCCGTGGACCAAAGAAATTGAGTTTATTGTGTCAACAAACCGAGTTTTGTAAGTGCCTTTTCACATTAGGTCTAGATTGTGAGTTGAACAATCTATAATGATAATCagtaaaatacatttaatttaataATCGGATTCGAATCAAGACACAAGTTCAGTCAAAATTGTCCCATTTTGGACCCAAAATGTTGTTCGAGAGTCCTCAGCGCTGTACTAATGACATCATACAAGGGATGTACAGTCATTTGTCATCTGTACCCTCTCCACTCACAGTGGACCCGGTCACACAGAAGCTGAACAGCCGAGCAGCTCCAAGCTGTTGGACGGTAAGGAAAGGAATATTTGTCCTGGTCATTCTGAATGTTGTTTGGGTGTGTGGACCGATGTCAGCTCActgtcctgaccccctccctctgTTACAGAAGAGAGCAAACATACTATCCTTATCCCTGGCATCTCCAGTGCCATGGCCACTATGATCTACGCTGGCAGCATAGGGACCCAGATAGCAAACGAGCTCTTGGACTCCAACAGGTGTGTTGCGTGTATTATGGCATTGTTTTACAGCTTTCTTTGACCACCAGGAGGAAGCCGGTGCTTGTACAGTCGGCTTACATCGTTTTTTGTTTTATTGGCACATGACTTTGAATATTTTGTTGCCTTAGTCCTGCTTTCTTTCACCGCCAAAATGTGCAGGGTCAATTGTTCTCCATCGAGTGAAACCTCCAGTCCCTTCTGTCCACCTCAGGACAGGTCTCCAATGGTCTCCTCTCATGCCAACGTGAGTCATCTTACCTACCTCACCTCTCATCCTACAGTGTCTTTAGGGCCCTAGGCAGTAGTTGTACGttgactatatacagtatatcacaaacgtgagtacacccctcacatttttgtcaatatttgagtatattttttcatgtgacaacactgaagaaatgacactttgctataatgtaaagtagtgagagtacagcttgtataacagtgtaaatttgctgtcccctcaaaataactcaacacacagccattaatgtctaaaccgctggcaacaaaagtgagtacacccctaagtgaaaatgtataAATTGGGCCCAatgtgtcaatattttgtgtggccatcatcattttccagcactgccttaaccctcttgggcatggagtttaccagagcttcacaggttgccactggagtcctcttccactccttcatgacgacatcacagagctggtggatgttagagaccttgcactcctccaccttccgtttgaggatgccccacagatgctcaatagggtttaggtctggagacatgcttggccagtccatcacctttaccctcagcttctttagcaaggcagtggtcatcttggaggtgtgtttggggtcgttatcatgttggaatactgccctgcggcccagtctccgaagggaggggattacatttacatttaagtcatttagcagacgctcttatccagagcgacttacagattggtgctttcaccttatgacatccagtggaacagccactttacaatagtgcatctaggtcttttaaggggggtgagaaggattactttatcctatcctaggtattccttaaagaggtggggtttcaggtgtctccggaaggtggtgattgacttcgctgtcctggcgtcgtgagggagtttgttccaccattggggggccagagcagcgaacagttttgactgggctgagcgggaactgtacttcctcagtggtagggaggcgagcaggccagaggtggatgaacgcagtgcccttgtttgggtgtagggcctgatcagagcctggaggtactgaggtgccgttcccctcacagctccgtaggcaagcaccatggtcttgtagcggatgcgagcttcaactggaagccagtggagagagcggaggagcggggtgacgtgagagaacttgggaaggttgaacaccagacgggctgcggcgttctggatgagttgtaggggtttaatggcacaggcagggagcccagccaacagcgagttgcagtaatccagacgggagatgacaagtgcctggattaggacctgcgccgcttcctgtgtgaggcagggtcgtactctgcggatgttgtagcgcatgaacctacaggaacgggccaccgccttgatgttatttgagaacgacagggtgttgtccaggatcacgccaaggttcttagcgctctgggacgaggacacaatggagttgtcaaccgtgatggcgagatcatggaacgggcagtccttccccgggaggaagagcagctccgtcttgccgaggttcagcttgaggtgatgatccgtcatccacactgatatgtctgccagacatgcagagatgcgattcgccacctggtcatcagaagggggaaaggagaagattaattgtgtgtcgtctgcatagcaatgataggagagaccatgtgaggttatgacagagccaagtgacttggtgtatagcgagaataggctTCTCGCTATACTTCTCGCTATATATAGGcttctgcttcagtatgtcacagtacatgttggcattcatggttccctcaatgaactgtagctccaacagtgccggcagcactcatgcagccccagaccatgacactcccaccaccatgcttgattgtaggcaagacacacttgtctttgtactcctcacctggttgccgccacacacgcttgacaccatctgaaccaaatacgtttatcttggtctcatcagaccacaggacatggttccagtaatccatgtccttagtctgcttgtcttcagcaaactgtttgcgggctttcttgtgtatcatctttagaagaggcttccttctgggacgacagccatgcagaccaatttgatgcagtgtacggcgtatggtctgagcactgacaggctgaccccccaccccttcaacctctgcagcaatgctggcagcactcatatatatgctgtatggtcttggccaccgtgctgcagctcagtttcagggtcttggcaatcttcttatagcccaggccatcttaATGTAGAGAAACATttctttttttcagatcctcagagagttctttgccatgaggtgccatgttgaacttccagtgaccagtcagtatgagggagtgtgagagcgatgacaccaaatttaacacgcctgctccccattcacacctgagaccttgtaacactaacgagtcacatgacaccggggagggaaaatggctaattgggcccattttggacattttcacttaggggtgtactcacttttgttgccagcggtttagacattaatggctgtgtgttgagttattttgaggggccAGCAAATTTACACtattatacaagctgtacactcactttacattgtagcaaagtgtcattccttcagtgttgtcacatgaaaatatatactaaaatatttacaaaaatgtgaggggtgtactcaattttgtgatatactgtatatatatttttattttcattACGGCATAAAGGGAGAGAGTATGGTGTTTTTTACATGCAGGTCGCAACCATAACCACTTGAGTTCTTCCTATGAACACATGCCTTGCATAGattaaatacttttaaactgATTCTAATATTTTGATGTACTTTAACTTATCAATAACCAGGGTAAATATTACACCTCTTAATAGTTGCGTTTGAAGAGTTTTGTAAATGGGACTTTGTATCAAAAAATCTATAGAGCAAAGATGTTCTGTATTATTATGTACCCACTTGTCCTCTTGCAGATGTCAAATGAGGAGGTGACTGATACAGTGAGCAAGTCTAGATCAGAGTCTGCTTCAAAGGGGGCCTCAAACGCTGGCAGCAACACACATATGGACACAGGTAGTTACCATTCAAAATCCTATACTAAGTCATCTTAGAAGCAATGCATTTACATGATCTTTCATTTACCTAGACTGTTATCAGTCAGACGGTTTTAAGTGTATGTTTGGGTTACTTAGTTATACTTAGAGTTATCCTTGGTTAGCATATGACTAACATAACATCGATTTTGATGACAGCCCGTTCTCCCCCAGCAGAGAGCTCCCAGATGGACCTGGACAGCATGGTGGGACCAGTCCTCGGTATCCTGAGCAACGACGAGGCTGCCATGGCCGTCATCATGAGCCTGCTGGAGACTGATGCCAACCTGGGCGACGCAGTAGACTTTGACAACATGCACTGGTCTCACTAGCATAGATTCAAATGCCATGAATTCAGGAGAAGAATTTAGATTCCAATTCAAGAATTGAAAAAtgatatttattattatctacattatttcatttatttatttaagcaTTTTCAAAGAGGATTTCATTCAATTCCTGAATTGGGATATTAATTCACTTCcagaatttaaatggaattgacccccaaCTCCATCAGTCCTTAACTCTGTAGTTTATGGTTAGACGAACTCCATCCAGGGACTATTTTCATGTGCTCTGCTACCAAGGAAACAGATTTATGTGCTTCTGAGGGACTTCTACAGCTCTCTGTTTAAGTTTCAGCAAGAGAAATCTAGCCTGCGCTAAAACCAGCTAACTCTTTGATGGCTTACACAGCTGGTTCAATTGGTGGGGATTTTTTTTATCAATGTTTCAATGTAACTGAATGTGTACTAAAACCACCCGAGTTTGCCTATATCTGAGGGGTCACAGATCGATACCAGTTCGGTACTCTTGGGGTTTGCGCCGGTGTGAAAGTGATCAACTCAAATTCCAAGGTAGCGGACGGAAGCATAGGTTAATCAATTGCAAAGTATATTAACTCTGAACACTGATCACTTGTGTGAATAACTTGAAATGAAACATTACAAACGTGTCTTCACTCAAATTGTCATTGTCTATTATTACAAAGTGAAATTGTATATTGTTCTGTCTTTTTGCTCTTGCATTGTAGGCTTCTGTGTAGGTGTCTATTGTAAAGACACCAGCATTCCTTTTTCTGAAGTCACTCAAGAGGTAGAGCTGCTTCTCTTGAAATTTTTTTATTTACACTGAAACAGAACACCCTTAAGATGCACCTGCAGGGATGTAATGGAGGCTAAACGCACAGAAACAACTTTTTATTTTGTTGAAAGCATTTACACATTTATTCCGCAACGTTGGCGTTGTTAGCAATAGCATGTGCTTTGCCTATCCTAGAGGAACACAATGGAAATAAGCTCTCAGGCTTGATTGTGTTTTGTCCTCAATGGTTTTAAATATCTGTTCTTCAACTTTTTAATGATCAAATAAAATACTCACTGCCAATCATCAAAACCAGCTTTCAGGTCTTACCCAGTTTAATCATTTTCCATTACATCCCTGTGCATCTGCCTTATACAAACACATCCTAGTTTGTTTGAAATGTGGAGGTGTGAAACTAATCCAGACAAGGAAAATAATGCTTGCAAACAACCTTTTGATCCTCGCTTCAGCAAATTATTGCGAAAGCCTCTTTTAGTCCAAGAACTAATCTCAATACCGTGTCTGCCTTTGCTATGAACAGAGCATTACTTTCTGTCTGTGTGAAGTTTGCACACCTTCCAAATACTTCAAATCCAAGTGCTTGAAAATAAATGAAGTCTGTGTTGCTGGAATTCAATCTAAATGCACTGTACGTTTTGTTCTGCAATTTTGGTTGGGGAACAAAATGAGGGACAAAGGGGAGAAATATCAGTGAATCCGTAATGACTTGAATTGTAATGCCTGTGTGCACTCATGCAGTGTTGATTATTATTATACTTTTTGGGTGAGGGAAGATCATGGCTTCATGTGCAAAGAATCAAGTAATCTGGCACAGCAAAGCAAATGAATAAACTGCATGTCAAACGTTGATATTCTTTGGCTCTGACCATGCAATGCAATTAAACATTAAAAACAAATCTGAACCCATTAACAAAGTTTAATA encodes:
- the LOC115132975 gene encoding basic helix-loop-helix ARNT-like protein 2 isoform X1; this encodes MTGPQTNEQFLMLGEMPAGKGRERAGLEYFLHSTSIRNDPTISRHSQGPLQLGETNSLPVSRPDVITPHLAGAMPDVITPHKAGAMPDVITPHLAGAMPIQELSRKRKGDIDNRENGDAQIEEEQSRSEDDDQQVKIKCFREPHSQIEKRRRDKMNTLIDELSAMIPSCNPMARKLDKLTVLRMAVQHLKALKAGASSSFTDVNFKRKPSFLPQDDLKHLVLTAADGFLFVVSCDRGKILFTSESVSKFLNYSRLELIGQSLFDYVHPKDISKVKEQLSASGLYPRERLIDAKSSPGSLAGLQVQDLPVGAVQLCTGARRSFFCRMKHSRTVMKTEDKTIQPSSSKKKESQRYCTVHCTGYMRSWPSTQLDAESDDNEFSHLSCLVAVCRVHPNNACQPSLEVKVKPTQFVTRFAIDGKFTFVDQQATTVLGYLPQELLGTSCYEYFHQDDLRPLAETHRKVLRSKEKIETSCYKFKTKLGSFVMLQSQWFSFINPWTKEIEFIVSTNRVFGPGHTEAEQPSSSKLLDEESKHTILIPGISSAMATMIYAGSIGTQIANELLDSNRVNCSPSSETSSPFCPPQDRSPMVSSHANMSNEEVTDTVSKSRSESASKGASNAGSNTHMDTARSPPAESSQMDLDSMVGPVLGILSNDEAAMAVIMSLLETDANLGDAVDFDNMHWSH
- the LOC115132975 gene encoding basic helix-loop-helix ARNT-like protein 2 isoform X9; translated protein: MPDVITPHKAGAMPDVITPHLAGAMPIQELSRKRKGDIDNRENGDAQIEEEQSRSEDDDQQVKIKCFREPHSQIEKRRRDKMNTLIDELSAMIPSCNPMARKLDKLTVLRMAVQHLKALKAGASSSFTDVNFKRKPSFLPQDDLKHLVLTAADGFLFVVSCDRGKILFTSESVSKFLNYSRLELIGQSLFDYVHPKDISKVKEQLSASGLYPRERLIDAKSSPGSLAGLQVQDLPVGAVQLCTGARRSFFCRMKHSRTVMKTEDKTIQPSSSKKKESQRYCTVHCTGYMRSWPSTQLDAESDDNEFSHLSCLVAVCRVHPNNACQPSLEVKVKPTQFVTRFAIDGKFTFVDQQATTVLGYLPQELLGTSCYEYFHQDDLRPLAETHRKVLRSKEKIETSCYKFKTKLGSFVMLQSQWFSFINPWTKEIEFIVSTNRVFGPGHTEAEQPSSSKLLDEESKHTILIPGISSAMATMIYAGSIGTQIANELLDSNRVNCSPSSETSSPFCPPQDRSPMVSSHANMSNEEVTDTVSKSRSESASKGASNAGSNTHMDTARSPPAESSQMDLDSMVGPVLGILSNDEAAMAVIMSLLETDANLGDAVDFDNMHWSH
- the LOC115132975 gene encoding basic helix-loop-helix ARNT-like protein 2 isoform X4; protein product: MTGPQTNEQFLMLGEMPAGKGRERAGLEYFLHSTSIRNDPTISRHSQGPLQLGETNSLPVSRPDVITPHLAGAMPDVITPHKAGAMPDVITPHLAGAMPIQELSRKRKGDIDNRENGDAQIEEEQSRSEDDDQQVKIKCFREPHSQIEKRRRDKMNTLIDELSAMIPSCNPMARKLDKLTVLRMAVQHLKALKAGASSSFTDVNFKRKPSFLPQDDLKHLVLTAADGFLFVVSCDRGKILFTSESVSKFLNYSRLELIGQSLFDYVHPKDISKVKEQLSASGLYPRERLIDAKSSPGSLAGLQVQDLPVGAVQLCTGARRSFFCRMKHSRTVMKTEDKTIQPSSSKKKESQRYCTVHCTGYMRSWPSTQLDAESDDNEFSHLSCLVAVCRVHPNNACQPSLEVKVKPTQFVTRFAIDGKFTFVDQQATTVLGYLPQELLGTSCYEYFHQDDLRPLAETHRKVLRSKEKIETSCYKFKTKLGSFVMLQSQWFSFINPWTKEIEFIVSTNRVFGPGHTEAEQPSSSKLLDEESKHTILIPGISSAMATMIYAGSIGTQIANELLDSNRVNCSPSSETSSPFCPPQDRSPMVSSHANMSNEEVTDTVSKSRSESASKGASNAGSNTHMDTESSQMDLDSMVGPVLGILSNDEAAMAVIMSLLETDANLGDAVDFDNMHWSH
- the LOC115132975 gene encoding basic helix-loop-helix ARNT-like protein 2 isoform X5 — encoded protein: MTGPQTNEQFLMLGEMPAGKGRERAGLEYFLHSTSIRNDPTISRHSQGPLQLGETNSLPVSRPDVITPHLAGAMPDVITPHKAGAMPDVITPHLAGAMPIQELSRKRKGDIDNRENGDAQIEEEQSRSEDDDQQVKIKCFREPHSQIEKRRRDKMNTLIDELSAMIPSCNPMARKLDKLTVLRMAVQHLKALKAGASSSFTDVNFKRKPSFLPQDDLKHLVLTAADGFLFVVSCDRGKILFTSESVSKFLNYSRLELIGQSLFDYVHPKDISKVKEQLSASGLYPRERLIDAKRLQVQDLPVGAVQLCTGARRSFFCRMKHSRTVMKTEDKTIQPSSSKKKESQRYCTVHCTGYMRSWPSTQLDAESDDNEFSHLSCLVAVCRVHPNNACQPSLEVKVKPTQFVTRFAIDGKFTFVDQQATTVLGYLPQELLGTSCYEYFHQDDLRPLAETHRKVLRSKEKIETSCYKFKTKLGSFVMLQSQWFSFINPWTKEIEFIVSTNRVFGPGHTEAEQPSSSKLLDEESKHTILIPGISSAMATMIYAGSIGTQIANELLDSNRVNCSPSSETSSPFCPPQDRSPMVSSHANMSNEEVTDTVSKSRSESASKGASNAGSNTHMDTARSPPAESSQMDLDSMVGPVLGILSNDEAAMAVIMSLLETDANLGDAVDFDNMHWSH
- the LOC115132975 gene encoding basic helix-loop-helix ARNT-like protein 1 isoform X8 — encoded protein: MMINREPHSQIEKRRRDKMNTLIDELSAMIPSCNPMARKLDKLTVLRMAVQHLKALKAGASSSFTDVNFKRKPSFLPQDDLKHLVLTAADGFLFVVSCDRGKILFTSESVSKFLNYSRLELIGQSLFDYVHPKDISKVKEQLSASGLYPRERLIDAKSSPGSLAGLQVQDLPVGAVQLCTGARRSFFCRMKHSRTVMKTEDKTIQPSSSKKKESQRYCTVHCTGYMRSWPSTQLDAESDDNEFSHLSCLVAVCRVHPNNACQPSLEVKVKPTQFVTRFAIDGKFTFVDQQATTVLGYLPQELLGTSCYEYFHQDDLRPLAETHRKVLRSKEKIETSCYKFKTKLGSFVMLQSQWFSFINPWTKEIEFIVSTNRVFGPGHTEAEQPSSSKLLDEESKHTILIPGISSAMATMIYAGSIGTQIANELLDSNRVNCSPSSETSSPFCPPQDRSPMVSSHANMSNEEVTDTVSKSRSESASKGASNAGSNTHMDTARSPPAESSQMDLDSMVGPVLGILSNDEAAMAVIMSLLETDANLGDAVDFDNMHWSH
- the LOC115132975 gene encoding basic helix-loop-helix ARNT-like protein 2 isoform X10, whose protein sequence is MLLQFLMLGEMPAGKGRERAGLEYFLHSTSIRNDPTISRHSQGPLQLGETNSLPVSRPDVITPHLAGAMPDVITPHKAGAMPDVITPHLAGAMPIQELSRKRKGDIDNRENGDAQIEEEQSRSEDDDQQVKIKCFREPHSQIEKRRRDKMNTLIDELSAMIPSCNPMARKLDKLTVLRMAVQHLKALKAGASSSFTDVNFKRKPSFLPQDDLKHLVLTAADGFLFVVSCDRGKILFTSESVSKFLNYSRLELIGQSLFDYVHPKDISKVKEQLSASGLYPRERLIDAKTGLQVQDLPVGAVQLCTGARRSFFCRMKHSRTVMKTEDKTIQPSSSKKKESQRYCTVHCTGYMRSWPSTQLDAESDDNEFSHLSCLVAVCRVHPNNACQPSLEVKVKPTQFVTRFAIDGKFTFVDQQATTVLGYLPQELLGTSCYEYFHQDDLRPLAETHRKVLRSKEKIETSCYKFKTKLGSFVMLQSQWFSFINPWTKEIEFIVSTNRVFGPGHTEAEQPSSSKLLDEESKHTILIPGISSAMATMIYAGSIGTQIANELLDSNRVNCSPSSETSSPFCPPQDRSPMVSSHANMSNEEVTDTVSKSRSESASKGASNAGSNTHMDTARSPPAESSQMDLDSMVGPVLGILSNDEAAMAVIMSLLETDANLGDAVDFDNMHWSH